Proteins encoded together in one Planctomyces sp. SH-PL14 window:
- a CDS encoding G8 domain-containing protein: MLRLLLSCSIFSARPLPATRGAILGLAALLSLVLPCGVRGEDAKPADAVLKSLKSGPWSSPETWSAGRIPKGGDRVLIQRDHDVLYDVSSTEVIRGVQVSGRLKFAQDRDTQLEVGLIRIEELDDYSEFGFDCSHGAMGGDEETSKAALEIGTPNEPIPAERKAIIRLHYVEGLDRENCPAIVCCGGRMDIHGAPLERTWVKLPYQTAKVGEARAVLPYPLPGWKVGDKVILTGTTRQFGYIGTRYRKDGEDNSVADNPATEERTITKMRQWGTFDSKLQIVSFDKPLEFDHLGAGEYRAEVANLSRNVVVESADPDGVRGHTMYHEGSSGGISYAEFRHLGKKDTLGKYPIHYHLAGSSMRGSSLIGVSVWDSHNRWITVHGTQYLVVKDCIGYKGIGHGYFLEDGTEVYNIFDRNLAVQALGGKPLPKQVLPYDNNLGSGYWWANSLNTFTRNVAAECDEDGFRFEVVDRDDFHCELPILQKDGTTKKVDVRTLPFVRFDGNEAHCQRLFAINLGGFPGGKSGKDADVEGVGPDFQHPFLLRNTKVWNSHWAFHCGSPSVLIEDMAIHDSAYGIWRCVMQRHEYRRLTFSQVNTPVFFPRGAGDATYDTSGKGYFDMEPQDDLPPVTVITSVVALPNGLMRVRGVTTDNYEVKRVLVNDQPARAVEDNFMEWEIDLPVAQSGETGLKAHAEDVQGNVETMAHLWNGHAPGSPAKATLTAKP, translated from the coding sequence ATGCTGCGTCTGCTTCTCTCCTGTTCCATCTTCTCCGCGCGGCCGCTCCCGGCGACCCGCGGAGCGATCCTGGGCCTGGCCGCCCTGCTCTCCCTCGTTCTTCCCTGCGGGGTCCGTGGAGAGGACGCGAAGCCGGCCGACGCGGTCCTGAAGTCCCTCAAGAGCGGTCCGTGGTCGAGCCCGGAGACGTGGTCGGCCGGCCGTATCCCGAAGGGGGGCGACCGCGTCCTGATCCAGCGCGATCACGACGTCCTGTACGACGTCAGCTCGACCGAGGTCATCCGCGGCGTCCAGGTCTCGGGGCGGCTCAAGTTCGCCCAGGACCGCGACACGCAGCTCGAGGTCGGCCTGATCCGGATTGAAGAGCTCGACGATTACTCCGAGTTCGGCTTCGACTGCTCACACGGCGCGATGGGGGGCGACGAGGAGACCTCGAAGGCGGCCCTCGAGATCGGAACGCCGAACGAGCCGATCCCGGCCGAGCGGAAGGCGATCATCCGGCTGCACTATGTCGAGGGGCTCGACCGGGAGAACTGCCCGGCGATCGTCTGCTGCGGCGGGCGGATGGATATCCACGGCGCTCCGCTGGAGCGGACGTGGGTCAAGCTGCCGTACCAGACCGCCAAGGTGGGCGAAGCGCGGGCCGTGCTGCCGTATCCGCTCCCCGGTTGGAAGGTCGGCGACAAGGTGATCCTGACCGGCACGACGCGGCAGTTCGGCTACATCGGGACCCGCTACCGCAAGGACGGAGAGGACAACAGCGTCGCCGACAACCCGGCGACGGAAGAGCGGACGATCACCAAGATGCGGCAGTGGGGGACGTTCGACTCCAAGCTGCAGATCGTCAGCTTCGACAAGCCGCTGGAGTTCGACCACCTCGGCGCGGGGGAGTACCGGGCGGAAGTCGCCAACCTGTCGCGGAACGTCGTCGTCGAATCGGCCGATCCGGACGGCGTCCGCGGCCACACGATGTATCACGAAGGCTCGAGCGGCGGGATCAGCTACGCGGAGTTCCGGCACCTGGGCAAGAAGGACACGCTCGGCAAGTACCCGATCCACTACCACCTCGCCGGTTCGTCGATGCGGGGGAGCAGCCTCATCGGGGTCTCGGTGTGGGACAGCCACAACCGCTGGATCACGGTCCACGGGACGCAGTATCTCGTGGTGAAGGACTGCATTGGTTACAAGGGGATCGGCCACGGCTACTTCCTGGAAGACGGGACCGAGGTCTACAACATCTTCGACCGCAACCTGGCGGTGCAGGCGCTCGGCGGGAAGCCGCTGCCGAAGCAGGTCCTGCCGTACGACAACAACCTGGGCTCCGGTTACTGGTGGGCCAACAGCCTGAACACGTTCACCCGGAACGTGGCGGCGGAGTGCGATGAGGACGGGTTCCGCTTTGAGGTCGTCGACCGCGACGACTTCCACTGCGAGCTGCCGATCCTGCAGAAGGACGGGACGACGAAGAAGGTCGACGTCCGGACGCTGCCGTTCGTGCGGTTCGACGGCAACGAAGCCCATTGCCAGCGGCTGTTCGCGATCAACCTGGGTGGGTTCCCGGGGGGCAAGTCGGGAAAAGACGCCGACGTGGAGGGGGTCGGGCCGGACTTCCAGCATCCGTTCCTGCTGCGGAACACGAAGGTGTGGAATTCCCATTGGGCGTTCCATTGCGGGTCGCCGTCGGTGCTGATTGAGGACATGGCGATTCACGACTCGGCGTACGGCATCTGGCGGTGCGTGATGCAACGGCATGAGTATCGCCGGCTGACGTTTTCGCAGGTCAATACGCCGGTGTTCTTTCCGCGGGGCGCGGGGGACGCGACGTATGACACGAGCGGCAAGGGCTACTTTGACATGGAGCCGCAGGACGATTTGCCGCCGGTGACGGTGATCACGTCGGTGGTGGCGCTGCCCAATGGACTGATGCGGGTGCGGGGGGTGACGACGGACAATTATGAGGTGAAGCGTGTGCTGGTGAACGATCAGCCGGCGCGGG
- a CDS encoding DUF1559 domain-containing protein codes for MASRKSGFTLIELLVVIAIIAVLVAILLPAVQQAREAARRSQCQNNLKQIGLAMHNYADVHSTFPRESYSQNRPGQTYAYWSNWVPGLLGFLDQGALGQSYDYTYSMFDAPNLKAIRTKLAVFECPSTPGGTQMSTSFRTQSGTGTWDETAPGGAWTADYAGSRGVDSALFNLVTGLGTNNPLRIGIFGADPTPKLRDITDGTSNTIIVVESAGRVKWYSRNAVTNKLDEQPARFGSWFSYWSGPNAGWTYGYRPDGQANSSGTRVVNISNDRGTTFSFHTGGVNVAMCDGGVRFIGENISNQTFLAITTSAGNELLSEF; via the coding sequence ATGGCATCACGAAAGTCCGGATTCACGCTGATTGAGCTGCTGGTCGTCATTGCCATCATCGCCGTCCTGGTCGCCATTCTGCTGCCCGCCGTCCAGCAGGCCCGCGAGGCGGCCCGCCGCAGCCAGTGCCAGAACAATCTCAAGCAGATCGGGCTGGCGATGCACAACTACGCGGACGTGCACAGCACCTTCCCACGGGAGTCGTACTCCCAAAACCGGCCCGGCCAGACGTACGCGTACTGGTCCAACTGGGTCCCGGGACTGCTCGGTTTCCTGGACCAGGGAGCGCTCGGCCAGTCCTACGACTACACGTACAGCATGTTCGACGCGCCGAACCTGAAGGCGATCCGGACCAAGCTGGCGGTGTTCGAGTGCCCCTCCACGCCGGGCGGCACCCAGATGTCGACGAGCTTCCGGACCCAGTCCGGGACCGGCACCTGGGACGAGACCGCGCCGGGGGGAGCCTGGACGGCGGACTACGCCGGGTCGCGGGGGGTGGACAGCGCCCTCTTCAACCTCGTCACCGGGCTGGGGACGAACAATCCGCTGCGGATCGGGATCTTCGGGGCGGACCCGACGCCGAAACTCCGCGACATCACGGACGGGACTTCCAACACGATCATCGTCGTGGAGTCGGCCGGCCGGGTGAAGTGGTACTCCCGCAACGCCGTCACCAACAAGCTGGATGAACAGCCGGCCCGCTTCGGGAGCTGGTTCAGTTACTGGTCGGGCCCCAACGCCGGCTGGACCTACGGCTACCGGCCGGACGGCCAGGCCAACTCCAGCGGCACGCGGGTGGTCAACATCTCGAACGACCGCGGCACGACGTTCTCCTTTCATACGGGGGGCGTGAACGTGGCGATGTGCGACGGGGGTGTCCGGTTCATTGGTGAGAACATCAGCAACCAGACCTTCCTGGCCATCACGACGAGCGCCGGCAACGAACTGCTGAGCGAGTTCTGA